AGCCTACTCCTGCGCAAGATCAGGGTCGGAATCACCAGTTTGATTTGAGACTTTAACGCTTAACAAATTGAGTGAGCGTTTAATTTTCTGAGATGCATCATTAAGAGATAGCTGTCGACTATCAGTAGCTgttgaaaaccaagaaagaagcatgttAGCAGTGTTAACATTAGCAGTGTTAGCAGTCAAATGGAAAATACGAGTATTTCGTTCAATCCAGATATTCCACAAGATTGCTCGGGAGATGAGGTCCCAAAGAATTCGGTGTTGAGGGATGAAAGATGGTAACCAAGTAATCCAAAGTGAAGGAATTGAATGTGGAAAAGAATTAAAGTCTAAGACTTGAGAGAAAATGCCCATATTTGTTTCGAAAAATcacattcaataaaaagatggtTAAGCTTCTCAGAGGCTTGTAACAAAGAACACAGGTATCTGTGGAGTTTTGAATGCTGCACCTTTTCTTGAAAAGATTTCTAAGAGTGAGAGTTTTATCTTCCCCAGCTAGCCAGCAAAAAAGTGTTATTTTGCTAGGGCAACGGATTTTCCAGAATTGAGAATTATGCGAGCTATGCATTCGACCATCAATAAAgaatttataaaaggatttgactgtgaaatttatacttttttttccaGTGCCCAGATGTGGATATATTCCTGATTATTAGAACAGTCAGTAATGATATCTAAGAGAAAGGATAACATATCAGGGAAGCTGAGTGAGAAAAAATCTCTGGATTATTAATATGTTGGATGAATTGTCTGATATTTATCCAAAGAGAAGTACAATCAGAAAAAAGTGTTGGACAAAGATTTTTGAGCAATTGCCCATCATGCCATCGGTTAAACCAAAAAGATGTGTTAGAACCACTTctgataattttgtttatgcAAAATCGAAAGGGTAGTAATGTGGAATTCACTCCCGCTCAAAAATTATTTCTAGGTGGGTTGTAAAATAAGATTCGTTTGAGCTTCTAAATGAATAGTTAATTTGAATGATTTTAGCCCAACTACTATTTGGATTACAAGATAATTTCTATCACCATTTCCCAAATAAAGTTTTGTTAAATAGCTGAAGATTGGGAATTCCCAATCTCCCATGCTGCCatttttatcaacaaaaatGTGAGCCGAAAAAGCGCACGCATCAGTCTCCATCTCATTCCCCGCCGccttcatataaaaataatagaatccGAAAAAGCATTaatctaaattatatatatgcgCGCATGTGCACGCACAGACACAGTATGGCACACAACACACACTTACATATACCCAGACAAAAATAATTGACAAAAAATACAGAAAGTGTGAACGTCGACAAGCTAGCTCATCCTGGCATCGACATAATTACTCTCACGTAATGACAAACTAAACCGGCCAATCGCAATATTTCTTAATAATAAGGACGCACAATTCCCCATCACataccacctcctcctcctcctcctcctcctcctccatggACACTGTGGTTCTCTACCCGGTCACCGGCATCGGCCACCTTGCACCTATGACCGAGTTCGCCAAGCTCCTCGTCGCCCAAGGCTTCTCCGTCGCCATCCCCATCCTTCCACCTATGCATCCCTCGGTTTCCACTTCCGATACAGATTACTACATCAACTGCAtctcttcctctcatccttCCATTGCCTTCCACCGCCTGCCACCCTTCACCGACGAATGCTCTTCCACGAACGTCGGCGTCCGCTTTTTCTCGAAACTCCGAGCCGCCAACCCTCTTCTCCGTGACCTCCTACAGTCCATCTCACAGACATCCAACATCCGCGCCATCCTCACGGATTTCTTCTGCACCGAAGCCTTCGAGGTTGCCGCCGATCTCCAGCTACCAGCCTACGTCTTCTTCACCTGTAGCGCCTTCATTCTTGCCTATTTCCTCTACCTCCCCACCTTACACAGCGAGATGACATCCGGCACACGTGAACTCGGAGAAACCCCCATCCACCTCCCTGGTTTACCACCTATCCCAGCTTCTCATTTGCCAAATTTCATGCTTGATCGGGACGAGGGATTACAAGCCTTAGTCAATGCATTCTCACGCCTCCCAGAACCCAAAGGTATCATCCTCAACTCATTCGAGTTTCTGGAGTCCAGAACACTGAAGACTATACGCGAAGGACACTGCCTCCCCAACAGAGAGACACCACCAGTGTACTGCGTGGGGCCGTTGATCAGTGAAAATGAAGGAGGAGAGAGGCACGAGTGTTTAGCATGGCTCGACAAGCAGCCCAAAGGGAGTGTTGTTTTCCTGTGCTTCGGGAGCGGGGGACGCCTCCAGGCGGAGCAAGTCAAAGAGATCGCCATGGGGCTGGAGAGAAGCAAGCAGAGGTTTCTCTGGGTTGTGCGAAGCCCACCTGATCCGGAAAATAGGTTCCCGAGTTCTGACGAGGTAAATCTTGACACGCTTCTCCCTGTTGGGTTTGTGGAACGAACGGAAGGAAGGGGAATGGTGGTGAAGGCGTGGGCGCCGCAAGTGGAAGTGCTGAACCACGAGGCCACAGATGGGTTCGTGACTCACTGCGGGTGGAACTCTGTGCTAGAGGCGGTGTGCGCCGGAGTAGGGATGATAGCGTGGCCGCTGTATGCTGAGCAGAAGATGAACAAGGTGGTGTTGGTGGAGGAGATGAAGCTGGCGGTGGAGATGAAGGGTTATGATAAAGCAATGGTGGTGGCGGAGGAGGTTGAGAAGCGCGTGAGGTGGCTCATGGAGTCCGATGGTGGAAAGGAGCTGAGGAACAAAGCTAAGGAGATGAAGGATCCTGCGATGGCTGCTTTCAGTAATGGCGGGTCATCACGTGTTGCCGTGTTGGAGCTCGTTTCGCAGTGGAAAAGACGGTGTTGATTATGATTGATGCTTTACAATCACGGGGCATGTTGGCATCCTATGCATGTTTTGGTTTTTCCTAGAACTTAGTAGAACTTATAGCAGgtaaaataattttcacatgTTAATGCATGGATTATTGGATTCAATTAAAATGGACTTAGTTATGATCAAGTTCTTTTCCAAACTTTCCCAAATTTTGCCTCTTTGTGGGCATTCATTCCCGCTGGGATATGTAGACTTTTCTTATGTTACTTCATATACCGTTGTCTGTACTCTGGCttgattttttatgaaaatttccggtgatttttttttttaaaaaaaaatactcaatatGTTGTTTTTTATGGCGATTTCAATGGGATTGTAGGTGTCACACTTGACCCCGGCTCGTCAGACCCGATGTGTCAATAAACGGCCACACACCTATAAGGTCGAGACCCAGTTGGCGTATAAGGCCTCAAAATCCGATTCTCAAAAACAATGAGCTATTAAACttttgatctgaaaaaaaaaaaaattaaacaatagatTATGATCTTGACAGCTCAGAAAGTATTAACTAAAAACTATCGAgatcataaaagtttcaaaatttcaaaactcaaataagtataataaaatacaagtttatcataataaaatttagaagttaagtttttcaataaaatataactgatcaaaaaatcaaacatatatgTTCCACAAATAACTATTGCTAAAACAAAATGTCAAAGGTCATATGTTTACCTTCGGTGACCTGAGGCAGAATATCAGAGCTCATAAGTTTACcttcggtgacccgagccagaattatcaaaAGCGGTTATTCTttaccgacggaacggtgcgaaactataatTTCTATTTCACagatacatgtcgacacggtcaattTTTAACCCCCAaagttattgcaaagttagttgggaCTACAAGTTGTTATGTCAAAATACGTAATGTCCAAATATTTATCATAACTgaatacataaatttgatgatcccgttttcagataaaaataattcaaagtcatttccaaaactaaatACTTACACATGAATTtctaatagtaaataaataagtaattcaaaatataattcgaaataataagcatttttctcaaaaaatttcagaaattcaaAATATGGGATACTTGCCTAATTAACGGTAAGATTTCAAATTCTTTCACCTATTGAGTTTTCTGAGGAAGCCTTGGATTTGGGAATAAGCCATTAAAATTACAAGTAAATCAAATTCTCaaattcacacgaatgcaaaaacataatcaagacactaacaaaACTATCAAGGTCGATACTAACAACCAATTCCTCTACGAACCTTAAGATTGACATCAGCATAGTTTTGCGAACTCTAACCCCAAATCAGAAACTTCAAACTTCTGAAAAACTAGACATCCACATctataacatatccaaatctcacaatgatttgagatctacagaatttaagccatcgcttttaaaaatcataaatatgcaAAACAACAATTTCAAGCATACctcttccaataaaaatatctcacaacatataacttcaaataagatcAAACTTTAAGAGcatataattaactcaaaatggaacaactttcttattaaaCA
This genomic window from Dioscorea cayenensis subsp. rotundata cultivar TDr96_F1 chromosome 20, TDr96_F1_v2_PseudoChromosome.rev07_lg8_w22 25.fasta, whole genome shotgun sequence contains:
- the LOC120251519 gene encoding anthocyanidin 5,3-O-glucosyltransferase-like; this translates as MDTVVLYPVTGIGHLAPMTEFAKLLVAQGFSVAIPILPPMHPSVSTSDTDYYINCISSSHPSIAFHRLPPFTDECSSTNVGVRFFSKLRAANPLLRDLLQSISQTSNIRAILTDFFCTEAFEVAADLQLPAYVFFTCSAFILAYFLYLPTLHSEMTSGTRELGETPIHLPGLPPIPASHLPNFMLDRDEGLQALVNAFSRLPEPKGIILNSFEFLESRTLKTIREGHCLPNRETPPVYCVGPLISENEGGERHECLAWLDKQPKGSVVFLCFGSGGRLQAEQVKEIAMGLERSKQRFLWVVRSPPDPENRFPSSDEVNLDTLLPVGFVERTEGRGMVVKAWAPQVEVLNHEATDGFVTHCGWNSVLEAVCAGVGMIAWPLYAEQKMNKVVLVEEMKLAVEMKGYDKAMVVAEEVEKRVRWLMESDGGKELRNKAKEMKDPAMAAFSNGGSSRVAVLELVSQWKRRC